A window of the Nibribacter ruber genome harbors these coding sequences:
- a CDS encoding response regulator — protein MKKLNRVLLIDDDEITNYMNQRVLNKAEIAEQIDVVLNGEAALEYLTGAEHANATLPLDLILVDIKMSVMDGFDFLTQYQELPDHHKAKKVFTLSSSASFYDLERLKEFPDVAGFLSKPLTQADAMHLVTEHFS, from the coding sequence ATGAAGAAACTCAATAGAGTCTTGTTAATTGACGACGACGAGATCACCAACTACATGAACCAGCGCGTCTTAAACAAAGCAGAGATTGCCGAGCAGATTGACGTGGTCTTGAACGGAGAGGCCGCCCTGGAGTACCTGACCGGCGCCGAGCACGCCAATGCCACTCTGCCCCTGGACCTGATTCTGGTAGACATTAAAATGTCTGTGATGGACGGCTTTGACTTTCTTACCCAGTACCAGGAGCTTCCTGACCACCATAAAGCCAAGAAAGTGTTTACGCTCTCCTCCTCGGCCAGCTTCTATGACCTGGAGCGGCTGAAGGAATTCCCAGACGTAGCAGGCTTTCTGTCTAAGCCCTTAACGCAGGCAGACGCCATGCACCTGGTCACAGAGCATTTCAGTTAA
- a CDS encoding DUF6970 domain-containing protein, giving the protein MKHLYTLCLLFLVAFSSCELEEVKRTCDVARPTENIKWLRERVQELERSNRCQVVRQGTYNGHSVFVIGSCEPGVNSINSVYDCEGSLLCFNGDETCPDFDKEVKDLRVIWKNAK; this is encoded by the coding sequence ATGAAACACCTGTACACGCTTTGCCTTCTCTTCTTGGTTGCCTTTTCATCCTGTGAACTAGAGGAGGTGAAACGTACCTGTGACGTAGCCAGACCGACAGAGAATATTAAATGGCTCCGCGAGCGGGTGCAAGAATTGGAACGGTCCAACCGCTGCCAGGTGGTACGCCAAGGCACCTACAATGGCCACAGCGTCTTCGTGATTGGCAGCTGCGAGCCCGGCGTCAACTCCATCAACTCCGTCTATGACTGCGAAGGCAGCCTGCTCTGCTTCAACGGAGATGAGACGTGTCCTGATTTTGATAAAGAGGTGAAGGATTTGCGGGTGATTTGGAAGAATGCGAAGTAG
- a CDS encoding aspartate-semialdehyde dehydrogenase, protein MKVAVVGATGLVGGEMLKVLAERQFPVDELLLVASERSVGQKMSFQGKEYTVIGMEDAIAQKPAIAIFSAGGSVSKEMAPKFAEVGTTVVDNSSAWRMDPTKKLVVPEINASELTASDKIIANPNCSTIQMVVALNHLHKALKIKRIVVSTYQSVTGTGKKAVDQLMNERNGKDGEMAYAYQIDLNVIPQIDVFTENGYTKEEMKMILETKKIMGDDSIQVTATTVRIPVIGGHSESVNVEFERDFTLEEVYRILQETPGVVVVDDVANQQYPMPLNAHGKDEVFVGRIRRDESQPNTLNLWIVADNLRKGAATNAVQIAEYLVENKLV, encoded by the coding sequence ATGAAAGTAGCTGTAGTAGGCGCCACCGGCCTAGTGGGTGGCGAAATGCTGAAGGTGTTGGCCGAGCGCCAATTTCCGGTTGATGAATTATTGTTAGTGGCCTCAGAGCGTTCTGTTGGCCAGAAGATGTCCTTTCAGGGCAAGGAATATACCGTGATTGGTATGGAAGACGCCATTGCGCAGAAACCAGCCATCGCCATTTTCTCTGCTGGTGGCAGTGTAAGCAAGGAAATGGCGCCTAAGTTCGCTGAAGTTGGTACCACCGTGGTAGACAACTCCTCAGCGTGGCGCATGGACCCTACTAAAAAGCTGGTAGTGCCCGAGATCAATGCTTCTGAACTGACGGCCTCTGATAAGATTATTGCCAACCCCAATTGCTCTACCATCCAGATGGTAGTGGCTTTGAACCACCTGCACAAGGCGCTTAAAATAAAACGCATAGTAGTGAGTACCTACCAATCGGTGACAGGAACTGGTAAAAAGGCGGTAGACCAACTCATGAATGAGCGCAATGGTAAAGACGGTGAAATGGCCTACGCCTACCAGATTGACCTGAACGTGATTCCGCAGATTGACGTCTTCACAGAGAACGGTTACACCAAGGAAGAAATGAAGATGATTCTAGAGACCAAGAAAATCATGGGCGACGACTCCATCCAGGTAACGGCCACCACGGTGCGCATCCCCGTGATTGGTGGTCACTCAGAGTCTGTGAACGTAGAGTTTGAGCGCGATTTCACCCTAGAGGAAGTGTACCGCATCTTGCAGGAAACTCCAGGCGTAGTGGTAGTGGATGACGTTGCCAACCAGCAATATCCAATGCCTTTGAACGCCCACGGCAAAGACGAAGTGTTTGTAGGCCGCATTAGAAGAGACGAGTCTCAGCCCAACACCTTGAACTTATGGATTGTAGCGGACAACCTCAGAAAAGGTGCTGCTACCAACGCCGTCCAAATCGCTGAATACTTAGTAGAGAACAAGCTGGTGTAA
- a CDS encoding lamin tail domain-containing protein has protein sequence MRQLFLLILLLFALCGTASAQFLETFADGDFTQNPAWTGDVASFQVNAAKQLQSKGPAVTGTTLQLMTPNTLAVGAQWEFYLQLAFATSSGNYAEVHLTSDNQDLKGAHQGYFVRIGGTEDEVSLYRKDGATAVRIINGPDKTVATTNNLLRVRVTRTEASVWNLEVDMGATGQNFVSQGTAQDARYPTSAFTGVRFTYSQANAQKFFFDDFLIKDISAPAILEMKVAGARSVEIKFSEPITAASAQNLQNYLLNGGVQPNTVELVDPSTLRLTFASDFATGTNRLQIAEIRDLQGNTARNLQTTFDYSPIAQSGEVRITEIYADLNPLQDLPAAEFFEIHNLSDKTFNLQGWTYSDATTNSASFPSYLLKPGSYVIVCAAADTALYKPFGEVVGLPSFPSLNDSGDEVELFNVQGQLIDKVVYTNAWYRDTQKKEGGWTLELVDVNTSCKGAAAWKASEDPRGGTPGKVNSVQGKDVTAPQLVQATTTAPDKVVLRFDEPLDSLTASVLSVYQISPDVTVTHVRVLPSSFEVELTLQAPLRENLKYTVTAQGVQDCSGNRATTQQTASLVLPAVAQKGDVVINEILFNPSTGGVDFVELVNRTNKYLNLQNWQLANREKGELGTIKTISTQPLLLAPGGYLVLTSDAKVLKEQYPNSKPESFLQLSSLPSYNDDAGNVVLLLPDKTIMDEVAYNAAYHFKLIKNPEGISLERLQLTGPSTAANFHSAATYIKATPGYLNSQSQTAAQLNQKLTLTPKVFTPDGDGVEDVLLLHFQGVAPGSVAHVTVYDASGRKVRTLAGNQLAGQENLVQWDGLTDKGTKAAVGYYIVLVELFNLNGDKEVLKETTVVGGRF, from the coding sequence ATGCGGCAACTCTTTCTTTTGATATTGCTACTGTTTGCCCTCTGCGGTACCGCTAGCGCCCAGTTTTTAGAGACATTTGCAGACGGTGACTTTACACAGAATCCTGCCTGGACGGGAGATGTGGCTTCTTTTCAAGTGAACGCCGCCAAGCAATTGCAAAGCAAAGGCCCCGCCGTGACGGGCACCACCCTGCAACTCATGACACCCAATACGCTGGCCGTGGGCGCGCAATGGGAGTTCTACCTGCAACTGGCCTTCGCTACCTCCTCAGGCAACTACGCCGAGGTTCATCTCACCTCAGACAACCAAGACCTGAAAGGCGCGCACCAAGGCTATTTTGTGCGCATTGGCGGCACCGAGGATGAAGTGAGCCTCTACCGGAAAGATGGTGCCACGGCCGTTCGCATCATCAACGGTCCAGATAAAACCGTTGCCACTACCAACAACCTGCTGCGCGTGCGCGTGACCAGAACTGAGGCCTCTGTCTGGAATCTGGAAGTAGACATGGGTGCTACCGGCCAGAACTTCGTGAGCCAGGGAACGGCCCAAGACGCCCGCTATCCCACGTCTGCCTTTACCGGCGTGCGGTTCACTTACAGCCAGGCCAACGCCCAGAAGTTCTTCTTCGATGATTTTCTTATCAAGGACATCAGCGCACCTGCCATCCTGGAAATGAAAGTGGCCGGCGCAAGGTCAGTAGAAATAAAATTCTCTGAGCCTATCACCGCGGCCTCGGCACAAAATCTGCAGAACTATCTCTTGAACGGAGGGGTACAGCCCAACACTGTTGAATTAGTAGATCCAAGTACGCTCCGCTTGACGTTTGCATCAGACTTTGCTACTGGTACTAACCGCTTACAGATTGCAGAGATAAGAGACCTGCAAGGCAACACCGCCAGAAATCTGCAGACTACTTTTGACTACAGCCCCATCGCGCAATCCGGTGAGGTGCGTATTACCGAGATATATGCTGATTTGAACCCTTTGCAAGACTTACCTGCGGCAGAGTTCTTTGAGATTCATAACTTAAGCGATAAAACCTTTAACCTGCAGGGCTGGACATACTCAGACGCAACTACCAACTCGGCGAGCTTCCCAAGTTATCTCCTAAAGCCTGGGTCATATGTGATTGTCTGCGCCGCGGCAGACACGGCTTTGTACAAACCATTTGGCGAAGTGGTGGGATTACCCAGTTTTCCATCTTTGAATGACAGCGGGGATGAGGTAGAACTCTTCAATGTGCAAGGACAACTCATAGACAAGGTGGTTTATACAAACGCCTGGTACCGTGACACGCAAAAGAAGGAGGGAGGCTGGACTTTGGAACTGGTAGACGTAAACACCAGCTGTAAGGGAGCGGCCGCCTGGAAAGCCTCTGAAGACCCCAGAGGCGGAACTCCGGGAAAAGTAAACTCGGTGCAAGGGAAAGACGTGACCGCGCCACAGCTAGTACAAGCAACTACCACCGCGCCAGACAAGGTAGTGCTCCGCTTTGATGAACCCCTAGACAGCCTGACCGCCTCTGTCCTATCGGTTTATCAAATATCGCCGGACGTGACCGTTACGCATGTGCGGGTGTTGCCTTCTTCTTTTGAGGTGGAGTTGACCTTGCAGGCTCCTTTGCGCGAAAACCTAAAATACACGGTTACGGCGCAGGGTGTGCAGGATTGTAGCGGGAACAGGGCCACTACTCAGCAGACGGCCTCTTTGGTGTTGCCGGCGGTGGCGCAGAAAGGAGACGTGGTCATCAATGAAATCTTGTTCAATCCCAGCACCGGCGGCGTAGATTTTGTGGAACTGGTCAACAGAACAAACAAATACCTGAATCTGCAGAACTGGCAACTGGCCAACCGCGAGAAAGGGGAACTGGGCACCATTAAAACCATCAGTACCCAGCCTTTGCTTCTGGCTCCGGGCGGTTATCTGGTTCTTACGTCAGATGCGAAGGTACTGAAAGAACAATACCCGAATAGCAAACCAGAAAGCTTCCTGCAACTGTCCTCTCTGCCCTCCTATAATGACGATGCTGGCAACGTGGTCTTGCTGCTGCCAGACAAAACCATCATGGATGAAGTGGCCTATAACGCAGCGTATCATTTCAAACTGATTAAGAACCCTGAAGGCATTTCTTTGGAGCGTCTTCAGTTAACGGGGCCTTCTACGGCGGCTAATTTCCATTCTGCGGCAACATACATAAAAGCTACACCGGGCTACCTGAATTCTCAATCGCAGACGGCCGCGCAGCTAAACCAGAAACTCACGCTCACGCCCAAGGTATTCACTCCGGACGGTGATGGCGTGGAAGATGTGCTGTTGCTGCATTTTCAGGGCGTGGCGCCAGGTAGCGTGGCTCATGTGACCGTGTATGATGCCTCCGGAAGGAAAGTTCGGACGCTGGCGGGAAACCAGCTGGCCGGGCAGGAGAATCTGGTGCAGTGGGACGGCCTCACCGATAAAGGAACCAAAGCCGCCGTGGGCTATTACATTGTGCTGGTAGAACTGTTCAACCTCAACGGCGACAAGGAAGTCCTGAAGGAAACGACGGTGGTGGGTGGTCGTTTTTAG
- a CDS encoding sulfite exporter TauE/SafE family protein, giving the protein MEILYLCLFAFLAGLIDSVVGGGGLIQLPALFVFLPSAPIPALFGTGKLSSIAGTSVSLWRFSRNVEINWKAVLPAAAAAFVFSFLGARAVSHFDKEMLRPLILVLLVAVALYTFFRKDFGAIHAPRLAPAKEVWYGMGVGLVIGFYDGFFGPGTGSFLMFVFVGLFGFNFLAASASAKVVNVATNLSALLYFGYKGFIMFHVGIPMAISSVAGSMVGTRIALARGSGFVRKLFLVVVTGIILKFAYDTFWG; this is encoded by the coding sequence GTGGAGATTCTGTACCTGTGTCTGTTCGCGTTTCTGGCAGGCTTGATTGATTCTGTAGTGGGTGGCGGTGGCCTGATCCAGTTGCCGGCGCTGTTTGTGTTTCTGCCCTCGGCGCCCATTCCGGCCTTGTTTGGCACGGGCAAGTTGTCCAGCATTGCGGGAACCTCGGTCTCGCTCTGGCGTTTCTCCAGAAACGTAGAAATCAACTGGAAGGCCGTTCTGCCCGCAGCCGCAGCGGCGTTTGTGTTCTCCTTTCTGGGTGCCCGCGCCGTGAGTCACTTTGACAAGGAAATGCTCAGGCCTTTGATTCTGGTTTTGCTGGTGGCCGTGGCCTTGTATACCTTCTTTAGAAAAGACTTTGGTGCCATTCATGCGCCGCGCCTGGCGCCGGCCAAAGAGGTGTGGTACGGCATGGGCGTGGGCCTGGTGATTGGTTTCTATGACGGTTTCTTCGGGCCGGGTACGGGCAGCTTTCTCATGTTCGTGTTCGTGGGATTGTTCGGGTTTAACTTTCTGGCGGCCTCAGCCTCTGCCAAAGTAGTGAACGTGGCCACCAATCTTTCTGCCTTGCTGTATTTCGGCTACAAGGGATTCATCATGTTTCATGTGGGTATTCCCATGGCCATTAGCAGTGTGGCAGGTTCCATGGTGGGCACCAGGATTGCGCTGGCCCGGGGCAGCGGGTTTGTGCGCAAACTGTTTCTGGTGGTAGTGACGGGCATCATCCTCAAGTTCGCTTATGACACCTTTTGGGGCTAG
- a CDS encoding DUF6588 family protein: protein MLKRSLQRLSFWALPALALLLAAPAAHAQEEVGEFIRAGKEDATKLVKAYAEPAGIALGHNLNSGWFNSGKAMGLGRFDVRIYASAVFAPDDAKTFDISKLGLKQIRTSNGSTFDPNKPVMVPTVFGEDKEGPDLTVYTRNPLTNQEEEVVSFNSPPGAGYDVLPFPMAQVSVGLIKDTEIAVRFVPEIKADDFTGSLWGVGVKHGLKQWIPVLASIPGFDITVFGGYTNLSTSYGLDVPLTDDNQMYATAQQKSATYYDGQALELKTKAWTASLVASKTISVITGYAGIRYSNVETDLNAVGKYPVVAYRTTAPYNKYVDDVVDPILVNMKDAQVGGTAGLRLKLAFFSIYGEYTLAKYSTAMAGIGLGWN, encoded by the coding sequence ATGTTAAAAAGATCTCTACAAAGACTGTCTTTCTGGGCACTGCCTGCACTTGCCTTGTTGTTGGCTGCACCGGCAGCGCACGCTCAAGAAGAAGTAGGGGAATTTATTAGAGCGGGGAAGGAAGATGCCACTAAGCTGGTGAAAGCCTATGCAGAACCCGCCGGAATCGCGTTGGGCCACAACCTTAACAGCGGTTGGTTCAACTCGGGCAAGGCCATGGGCCTGGGCCGGTTTGACGTCAGAATTTACGCCTCGGCGGTGTTTGCCCCAGATGACGCCAAAACCTTTGATATTTCCAAGCTGGGCTTAAAGCAGATCAGAACTTCCAACGGTTCTACCTTTGACCCCAACAAACCCGTGATGGTGCCTACCGTGTTTGGCGAGGACAAAGAAGGACCTGACCTGACTGTGTACACCCGCAATCCTTTAACCAACCAGGAAGAGGAAGTGGTGTCGTTTAACTCGCCTCCGGGGGCTGGGTATGACGTACTGCCCTTCCCGATGGCGCAGGTGAGCGTGGGCTTGATCAAAGACACTGAGATTGCCGTGCGCTTTGTCCCAGAAATAAAAGCCGATGATTTTACCGGAAGCCTTTGGGGTGTGGGCGTAAAGCACGGCCTCAAACAATGGATTCCGGTGTTGGCCTCTATTCCAGGATTTGACATCACCGTCTTCGGCGGATATACCAACTTGTCTACCTCGTATGGATTGGACGTGCCTTTGACGGATGACAACCAAATGTACGCTACCGCTCAGCAAAAGAGTGCTACCTATTATGACGGGCAGGCCCTGGAACTGAAAACCAAAGCCTGGACGGCCAGTCTGGTGGCATCTAAAACCATTAGCGTAATCACAGGCTACGCCGGCATTAGATACAGCAACGTTGAAACCGATCTGAATGCCGTGGGCAAATACCCCGTGGTAGCCTACAGAACCACTGCACCGTACAACAAATACGTAGATGACGTGGTGGATCCTATCTTGGTGAACATGAAAGACGCCCAAGTGGGAGGTACTGCCGGTTTACGGTTAAAGCTGGCCTTCTTCTCCATTTACGGCGAATACACGCTTGCTAAATACTCCACCGCCATGGCCGGCATTGGCCTTGGTTGGAACTAA
- a CDS encoding DUF1800 domain-containing protein: protein MGETKEVQHVLWRAGFGPTPTQLQASPRNSEKVYAQLQQASKQVVPLAVPLQSRQGKDGMGSQQETQDRKSLMQLRRQELLHINTAWCYKMATSPEQLREKMTFFWHGHFACRTQRPDFAQNQINTLRTHALGKFGDLLLAVAQDPAMLQFLNNQQNRKKQPNENFAREVMELFTLGRGQYTEQDIKNAARAFTGWGFNPAGNYVFRERQHDFEEKTFFGKTGQYTGEDILNMILEKRQTATFLTRKLYAFFVNEQVPEAEVATLANAFYESNYDISRLLQAMFSSESFYAKANIGSKIKSPVELLVGLMRTLHVEFEDDAALVFIQRALGQVLLLPPNVSGWPHGRSWIDSSSLNYRLKLPQWLLYGASSAIQLKGDDDLQPNQAHLERGVVQKMQATVNLQGLQRLVNGVATEAVPQVLAQHLLQVPLRAQNVDLLQRMNGSLPQDQQLLALTAAILSLPEYQLC, encoded by the coding sequence ATGGGAGAGACGAAAGAGGTGCAGCATGTATTGTGGCGGGCGGGATTTGGGCCCACCCCTACGCAACTACAGGCTTCGCCCAGGAACTCAGAAAAAGTATATGCCCAACTGCAGCAAGCTTCTAAGCAGGTGGTGCCGTTGGCAGTGCCCCTCCAGAGCCGGCAGGGGAAAGACGGCATGGGAAGCCAGCAGGAAACCCAGGACCGAAAATCACTTATGCAGCTTCGGCGGCAAGAACTACTGCACATCAATACGGCTTGGTGTTATAAGATGGCCACTTCTCCCGAGCAACTGCGTGAGAAGATGACCTTCTTCTGGCACGGCCACTTTGCCTGCCGCACCCAGCGCCCTGACTTTGCCCAGAACCAGATTAATACTTTGCGCACGCACGCCTTGGGCAAATTTGGGGACCTGCTGTTGGCTGTGGCCCAAGACCCGGCCATGCTCCAGTTTCTGAACAACCAGCAAAACCGTAAAAAGCAACCCAATGAGAACTTCGCCCGCGAGGTGATGGAGCTGTTTACGCTGGGGAGGGGGCAATACACAGAGCAGGACATTAAGAACGCCGCGAGGGCCTTTACCGGCTGGGGATTCAATCCAGCAGGGAATTACGTCTTCAGAGAGCGCCAGCATGATTTTGAGGAGAAGACCTTCTTTGGCAAGACCGGCCAGTACACGGGCGAAGACATCCTGAACATGATTCTGGAAAAGCGCCAGACCGCTACGTTTCTCACCCGTAAGCTTTACGCCTTCTTTGTGAATGAACAGGTGCCAGAGGCCGAGGTGGCAACTTTGGCAAATGCCTTTTACGAGTCTAACTATGACATCTCGCGCCTTCTGCAGGCTATGTTTTCCTCTGAGAGTTTTTATGCTAAGGCCAACATCGGGAGTAAGATTAAATCTCCGGTTGAGCTTTTGGTGGGGCTCATGCGCACCCTGCATGTGGAGTTTGAAGACGATGCTGCCTTGGTATTCATACAGCGGGCGCTGGGACAGGTGCTGCTGCTGCCTCCTAACGTGAGCGGCTGGCCTCACGGCCGAAGCTGGATTGACTCCTCCTCGCTCAACTATCGCTTAAAACTGCCGCAGTGGTTGCTGTACGGGGCATCTTCTGCAATACAACTAAAAGGAGACGATGACCTGCAGCCTAACCAGGCCCATCTGGAGCGGGGAGTAGTGCAGAAGATGCAGGCAACCGTCAACCTGCAGGGTTTGCAGCGTCTGGTCAACGGCGTGGCCACAGAGGCTGTGCCCCAGGTTTTGGCCCAGCACTTGTTGCAGGTGCCGCTTCGGGCGCAGAATGTAGACTTGTTACAACGCATGAATGGGTCACTGCCGCAAGACCAGCAGCTGCTTGCCCTCACCGCCGCCATCCTCTCCCTACCCGAATATCAATTGTGCTAA
- a CDS encoding DUF1501 domain-containing protein, with amino-acid sequence MVTSRRDFLKHSTLASAMLFVPKFLHGMGQEHLSLLPNSNGRRLIVLQLSGGNDGLNTVVPFEDGLYYKARPALALPKNQLLTLGKEVDLGLHPAMTKMRELYDQGYLSIVNNVGYPNPDRSHFRSMDIWQTGSSATEYLNTGWLGRYLDASCSGADCPYAAIEVDDTLSLAMKGVHQKALALQNTRKFYASAQSPLLEAFQKGYQSPATHEDHHVDYLYKTLVETQASADYLYATTKTYKTTVEYPSTEIGRHLKTTAELINSGVPSRVFYASLSGFDTHVNQARQQARLLGDVSDALYALVQDLKQHHQFDNTLIFVFSEFGRRVQQNASNGTDHGTANNVFLLGGNLQKKGFYNGAPNLDTLDNGDLRYSIDFRDLYAVILRDWLKANDADILGQRFAGVHGLV; translated from the coding sequence ATGGTTACTTCCAGAAGAGACTTTCTTAAACATTCTACCTTGGCGTCTGCTATGCTCTTTGTGCCCAAGTTTTTGCATGGCATGGGGCAGGAGCATTTGTCCCTGCTGCCCAACTCCAACGGCAGGCGCCTGATTGTGCTGCAGCTAAGCGGCGGCAACGACGGCCTTAACACCGTGGTGCCTTTTGAGGATGGTCTTTACTATAAGGCACGCCCAGCCTTGGCCCTGCCCAAGAACCAACTTCTCACCTTAGGCAAAGAGGTTGACCTGGGGCTGCACCCGGCCATGACGAAGATGCGGGAGTTATATGACCAGGGCTACTTGTCCATCGTGAATAATGTAGGGTATCCCAATCCAGACAGGTCGCATTTCAGGTCCATGGATATTTGGCAAACGGGGAGTAGCGCAACGGAGTATTTGAACACGGGTTGGTTAGGCCGTTACCTGGACGCTTCCTGTTCAGGAGCAGATTGCCCCTATGCTGCCATTGAAGTAGATGACACGCTGAGCCTGGCCATGAAAGGTGTTCATCAAAAGGCTTTGGCGCTGCAGAATACTCGCAAGTTCTACGCCAGTGCGCAAAGTCCGCTGCTGGAAGCTTTCCAGAAAGGCTACCAAAGCCCTGCCACCCATGAGGACCACCATGTAGATTATCTGTACAAGACCCTGGTGGAGACTCAGGCATCTGCAGACTATCTATATGCCACTACCAAGACCTATAAAACAACCGTTGAGTACCCTTCTACGGAGATTGGCCGGCATTTGAAGACTACGGCAGAACTCATCAATTCTGGCGTGCCTTCCAGGGTGTTTTATGCCTCACTTTCTGGCTTTGACACCCATGTGAACCAAGCCAGACAACAGGCCCGGCTTTTAGGCGACGTATCAGATGCCCTTTATGCCTTGGTGCAGGACTTGAAGCAACACCATCAGTTTGACAACACGCTCATTTTTGTGTTCTCAGAGTTCGGACGGCGGGTACAACAGAACGCCAGCAACGGCACTGACCACGGCACGGCCAACAACGTCTTTTTATTGGGCGGAAACTTACAGAAGAAAGGCTTTTATAACGGCGCTCCTAATTTAGACACCCTAGACAATGGAGACCTCCGCTATTCTATTGATTTCAGGGATTTGTACGCCGTGATTCTGAGAGATTGGCTTAAAGCAAATGATGCTGATATTTTGGGGCAACGGTTTGCCGGGGTGCACGGGTTGGTGTAG